The genomic stretch CTGGAAGATCGGCATCCTCACTGGTACGGTAACGCAGAACGAAGAAGAATACCGCATGGCAGAGCAGATGCAGCAGGAGTTCGGAGCCGAGCACATCGAAATCCGGACCTATCCCGACCGCTTCATGCAGGAACAGGAGACCACAATCTCCCAGATGATGGCCCTGGCATCGGATCCGGCCATGAAAGCAATTGTGATGGTCCAGGCTGTTCCTGGCACCGCAGCAGCTGTCGACCGGGTCCGGGAAGTCCGTCCCGACATCCTGATCATTCTCGGCGCACCCCAGGAAGATCCCGACCTGATTGCCCGCCGGGGAGACATCGTCTTTGACACCAACAACATCGGCCGGGGATACCAGATCGCCGAACACGCCAACAACATGGGCGCAGAAACCCTGGTCCATTACAGCTTTCCCCGCCATATGTCCATCGAGTTTCTGGCCCAGCGCCGGGATCTGATGAAAGAGCGGGCAGAACAGCTGGGAATGCGTTTTGTCGAGGTGGACGCTCCGGACCCCACAGGCGACGCCGGTGTACCGGGAACGCAGCAGTTCATCAACGAGGATGTATCCCGCCAGGTAGCTCGTCTTGGAAAAGACACCGCCTTCTTTGGAACCAACTGCTCCATGATGGAGCCCCTGATCCGGCAGACCGTCTCCAACAAGGCGATCTTCCCGGTCCAGTGCTGCCCCTCGCCCTACCATGCCATGCCCGGTGCCCTGGGAATTTCCGTACCTTCAGACAAGCAGGGGAACCTGGAGTGGATCATGGGCGAAATCGGCAACGCCGTGGCCGAAGCAGACATGCAGGGCCGCGTAGCCACCTGGCCCGCTCCCATCAACATGGCCATGATCCAGGCTGGCACCTACTACGCGGTAGACTACATCCAGGGTCGCACATCGGGTAAGGTCGACGATGCAGCAATGCGCCAGAAGTTCATCGAGATAACCGGCGGCGCTGACCTCTCTACCTATGGTGATCATTCCAACTTTTATCTCGTACTGCTCGATCACCACATTTTCTGATATACTGATACCGTTTTTCAGCAACACGCGGCCCCACGGGGCCGCGTGTTCTGGATCTATATCCTTATCCCGGTGTGCCAAGAAG from Alkalispirochaeta americana encodes the following:
- a CDS encoding DUF3798 domain-containing protein; amino-acid sequence: MKRIFGFMVLAALATSTVFAGGRQEASADAWKIGILTGTVTQNEEEYRMAEQMQQEFGAEHIEIRTYPDRFMQEQETTISQMMALASDPAMKAIVMVQAVPGTAAAVDRVREVRPDILIILGAPQEDPDLIARRGDIVFDTNNIGRGYQIAEHANNMGAETLVHYSFPRHMSIEFLAQRRDLMKERAEQLGMRFVEVDAPDPTGDAGVPGTQQFINEDVSRQVARLGKDTAFFGTNCSMMEPLIRQTVSNKAIFPVQCCPSPYHAMPGALGISVPSDKQGNLEWIMGEIGNAVAEADMQGRVATWPAPINMAMIQAGTYYAVDYIQGRTSGKVDDAAMRQKFIEITGGADLSTYGDHSNFYLVLLDHHIF